In a single window of the Delftia tsuruhatensis genome:
- a CDS encoding RidA family protein: MTADERFAAAARALGHSFDGEIKIGGNYTPVVRDGQQLFISGQIPRVGDEVLYVGAVGEAIDLAGARTAAAICAMRALAFVQRAAGSLDAVRAIPRITVYVRSAAGFTQQSEVADGASDLIAQVLGPVGAHTRTSVGVWQLPKGAAVEVDLIARVD, translated from the coding sequence ATGACAGCAGACGAACGATTCGCGGCGGCGGCCCGCGCGCTGGGCCACAGCTTCGATGGCGAAATCAAGATCGGCGGCAACTACACGCCCGTGGTGCGGGACGGCCAGCAGCTGTTCATCAGCGGCCAGATCCCCCGCGTCGGCGACGAGGTGCTGTACGTGGGCGCGGTCGGCGAGGCCATCGACCTGGCCGGCGCCAGGACCGCCGCCGCCATCTGCGCCATGCGCGCCCTGGCCTTCGTGCAGCGCGCGGCCGGCTCGCTGGACGCTGTGCGCGCCATCCCCCGGATCACGGTGTACGTGCGCTCGGCGGCCGGATTCACCCAGCAAAGCGAGGTGGCCGACGGCGCCTCTGACCTCATCGCCCAGGTGCTGGGGCCGGTGGGGGCGCACACGCGCACTTCGGTGGGTGTATGGCAACTGCCCAAGGGTGCCGCCGTCGAGGTGGATCTCATCGCGCGCGTGGACTGA
- a CDS encoding oxidoreductase-like domain-containing protein has product MTTAPIPDSADPMPQPPEQPDLDACCGNGCDPCIFDTYDLAMDAYRQALRAWRARHEGESAGPG; this is encoded by the coding sequence ATGACCACCGCGCCGATTCCAGATTCCGCCGACCCCATGCCCCAGCCGCCCGAGCAGCCCGACCTGGACGCCTGCTGCGGCAATGGCTGCGACCCCTGCATCTTCGACACCTACGACCTGGCCATGGATGCGTACCGCCAGGCGCTGCGGGCCTGGCGTGCGCGCCACGAGGGCGAGTCCGCCGGCCCGGGGTAG
- a CDS encoding IPTL-CTERM sorting domain-containing protein yields MSTNHLPARKSASRMLSLWFAWFMGLMLALAAPAHATVSSGIIDFGTGAPNGIFPDVATDYNGLRFSGQWSYFSAADLQTGSPGIITSGDAITSTSLDGKAIIKSSNGTDRFSLAQVRIHAYGDMTQFTFTGYRDGSPAPNASVVVSKTLPMTQQFVTVNLGALSDVDEVRVSNNAALDPANFAFDDLAVDPHPPATPTATALSPTSGLAAGGDLVTIIGANFTNVIGSSIVTAVSFGGTPATSFTVNSATQITATAPAGSGTVNVTVTTAGGTSVTAAANQFTYLPVPTVTSISPNFGPQAGGTIVTITGTNLSGATAVTFGGTPATGYTVNSATQITATSPAGTGTVDVRVTTAGGTSAISGADQFSYLATPTITGIAPTAGPQAGGTEVTITGTNFIGTTGVNFGATAAAGFTVDSATSIRATAPAGTGTVDIRVSNIVGTSPAIAADQFTYVATPSVTSISPTTGPTGGGTTVTITGTGFSAAPATGAVHFGATAATYTINSNTQITATAPAGSAGTVDVTVTTAGGTSATSAADQFTYVSAPTVTSISPTAGPTAGGTSVTITGTNLSGATAVTFGGTAASGFTVNSGTQITATSPARSAGMVDVTVTTVGGTSATSSADQFTYVAMPTVTSVSPTAGPTAGGTSVVITGTNLSGATTVTFGGTAATGFTVNSATQITATSPAGSAGPVDVRVTTAGGTSATGAAAQFTYVAISVTPATLAGTPKVGVSFSETLSASGGATPYTFATAGGSTLPAGLSLSSAGVISGTPTAAGPFSFTVQATDNSSISGQRTYSGSVAAATVVLTPAASTLPTARLNTAYAGQTFTASGGTAPYTYASSGTLPTGMTFNASTGVLSGTPTAAGSFTFTITATDSSTGTGAPFTSGSTSYTLVVNSTNADLGALALSSGTLAPGFGAGTLAYTATVPNASSTITVTATAADGGATILVNGAAATTPVVLNVGSNTVSIEVTAQDGTTKKTYVVTVTREARQSASGSGVDLGIANSSPTCTLTAASFTSPSAVAGSLGPLPTAFTYPQAAVDFTARQCAPSSTLTVTLTFTSPVPANAQLMKYDATATPKWQPFTPTISGNQVSYTIVDGGLRDDDKTVNGEFVDPVILALPAVPAGAQSIPALDRWGLLLLSLMAGAAGFMGMARRQRTGQ; encoded by the coding sequence CCGCACGCAAGTCCGCTTCCCGCATGCTATCCCTGTGGTTTGCGTGGTTCATGGGGCTGATGCTGGCGCTGGCTGCGCCGGCCCATGCCACCGTTTCCTCGGGCATCATCGACTTCGGGACCGGCGCTCCCAACGGCATCTTCCCGGACGTGGCCACCGACTACAACGGCCTGCGCTTCTCCGGACAGTGGTCGTACTTCTCCGCGGCAGACCTGCAGACGGGCTCCCCCGGGATCATCACGTCCGGCGACGCCATCACGTCGACGTCACTCGACGGAAAGGCCATCATCAAGTCGTCCAATGGCACGGATCGCTTCAGCCTCGCGCAGGTGCGCATCCATGCCTACGGCGACATGACCCAGTTCACGTTCACAGGCTATCGCGACGGAAGTCCCGCGCCCAATGCGAGCGTGGTCGTGTCCAAGACGCTCCCCATGACCCAGCAATTCGTCACAGTCAATCTCGGCGCGCTGTCGGATGTGGACGAAGTACGCGTGAGCAACAACGCTGCACTCGATCCCGCCAACTTCGCCTTCGACGATCTGGCCGTGGACCCCCATCCCCCTGCCACACCCACGGCAACGGCGCTGTCGCCCACGAGCGGCCTGGCCGCTGGCGGAGATCTGGTCACCATCATCGGAGCCAACTTCACCAACGTGATCGGCAGCTCCATCGTGACCGCAGTGAGCTTCGGCGGCACGCCGGCGACCAGCTTCACGGTCAACAGCGCCACCCAGATCACGGCCACGGCACCGGCAGGATCGGGCACGGTGAACGTGACCGTCACGACGGCAGGTGGCACCAGCGTCACTGCCGCAGCCAATCAGTTCACCTATCTGCCCGTGCCCACGGTGACCTCCATATCGCCCAACTTTGGCCCGCAGGCAGGCGGCACCATCGTGACCATCACCGGCACCAACCTGTCCGGCGCCACGGCCGTGACCTTCGGCGGAACGCCAGCCACGGGCTACACGGTCAACAGCGCCACCCAGATCACCGCCACCTCGCCTGCGGGTACAGGCACGGTCGATGTGCGCGTCACAACGGCGGGCGGCACCAGCGCCATCAGCGGGGCCGATCAATTCAGCTACCTGGCAACGCCCACGATCACCGGCATCGCACCCACGGCAGGCCCGCAGGCGGGCGGCACGGAAGTCACCATCACGGGCACGAACTTCATCGGCACCACGGGCGTGAACTTCGGCGCCACGGCAGCGGCCGGCTTCACGGTCGACAGCGCCACCAGCATCAGGGCCACGGCACCGGCCGGAACGGGCACGGTGGACATCCGCGTCAGCAACATTGTCGGCACCAGTCCCGCCATCGCCGCTGACCAGTTCACCTATGTGGCGACACCGTCGGTCACCTCCATTTCACCCACGACGGGTCCCACAGGTGGCGGCACCACGGTGACCATCACCGGTACCGGCTTCTCCGCGGCACCTGCCACCGGTGCCGTGCACTTTGGCGCCACGGCCGCCACCTACACCATCAACAGCAACACCCAGATCACCGCCACCGCGCCCGCGGGCAGCGCCGGCACGGTCGATGTGACGGTGACCACGGCGGGCGGCACCAGCGCCACCAGCGCGGCCGACCAGTTCACCTATGTGTCAGCGCCCACGGTGACTTCCATCTCGCCCACGGCAGGGCCTACCGCTGGGGGCACCAGCGTGACCATCACCGGCACCAACCTGTCCGGCGCCACGGCCGTGACCTTCGGCGGCACGGCCGCCAGCGGCTTCACGGTCAACAGCGGGACCCAGATCACCGCCACCTCGCCCGCGCGCAGCGCCGGCATGGTCGATGTGACGGTCACCACGGTCGGCGGCACCAGCGCCACCAGTTCTGCAGACCAGTTCACCTATGTGGCCATGCCCACGGTGACGTCCGTCTCGCCCACGGCAGGGCCAACCGCGGGGGGAACCTCGGTGGTCATCACCGGCACCAATCTGTCAGGCGCCACGACCGTGACCTTCGGCGGCACGGCCGCCACGGGCTTCACCGTCAACAGCGCCACGCAGATCACGGCCACCTCGCCTGCAGGATCGGCTGGCCCGGTCGATGTGCGCGTCACCACGGCAGGCGGCACCAGCGCCACAGGCGCGGCCGCCCAGTTCACCTATGTGGCCATCTCGGTGACACCCGCGACGCTGGCCGGCACGCCCAAGGTAGGCGTCTCGTTCAGCGAGACCCTTTCTGCCAGCGGCGGCGCGACGCCCTACACCTTTGCAACGGCCGGCGGCAGCACGCTGCCCGCAGGCCTGTCGCTGTCGTCCGCCGGGGTGATCAGCGGCACGCCCACGGCGGCCGGGCCCTTCAGCTTCACGGTGCAGGCGACCGACAACAGCAGCATCAGCGGCCAGCGCACCTACAGTGGCAGCGTGGCGGCAGCCACGGTGGTGCTGACGCCTGCAGCTTCCACGCTGCCGACCGCCAGGCTGAACACGGCCTATGCAGGGCAGACCTTCACTGCCAGCGGAGGCACGGCGCCCTACACCTACGCCAGCAGCGGCACGCTGCCGACCGGAATGACCTTCAACGCCAGCACTGGTGTTCTGAGCGGCACGCCCACCGCGGCGGGAAGCTTCACCTTCACCATCACGGCCACGGATTCCTCCACGGGCACGGGAGCCCCGTTCACCTCGGGCAGCACCAGCTACACCCTGGTGGTGAACTCCACCAACGCCGACCTCGGCGCCCTGGCACTGAGCAGCGGCACGCTCGCACCTGGCTTTGGTGCAGGCACCCTGGCCTACACGGCCACCGTGCCCAATGCCAGCAGCACCATCACGGTGACAGCCACCGCTGCCGATGGGGGCGCCACGATCCTGGTCAACGGCGCAGCGGCAACCACCCCGGTGGTGCTGAACGTGGGCAGCAATACCGTGTCCATCGAAGTCACGGCGCAGGACGGCACGACCAAGAAGACCTATGTGGTGACGGTAACGCGCGAGGCCAGGCAAAGCGCATCGGGCTCGGGTGTGGATCTGGGCATTGCCAACAGCAGCCCCACCTGCACGCTGACTGCGGCCAGCTTCACCTCGCCTTCTGCCGTGGCCGGCTCGCTGGGCCCGCTGCCGACGGCCTTCACCTACCCGCAGGCCGCCGTGGACTTCACGGCCAGGCAGTGCGCCCCCAGCAGCACGCTGACCGTGACACTGACCTTCACCTCTCCCGTGCCCGCCAATGCGCAGCTGATGAAGTACGACGCCACCGCAACGCCCAAGTGGCAGCCCTTCACGCCCACCATCAGTGGCAACCAGGTCAGCTACACCATCGTGGACGGCGGTCTGCGCGATGACGACAAGACGGTCAACGGCGAGTTCGTCGATCCCGTCATCCTGGCCCTGCCTGCAGTCCCCGCAGGAGCGCAGAGCATCCCCGCCCTGGACCGCTGGGGCCTGCTGCTGCTGTCGCTGATGGCGGGAGCAGCCGGCTTCATGGGCATGGCACGCAGGCAGCGTACCGGACAGTAA